From Veillonella dispar, one genomic window encodes:
- the moaC gene encoding cyclic pyranopterin monophosphate synthase MoaC: MDLTHFDQDGNAWMVDVSDKDITSRTAIAEGFIAINDVIYERIAGGTIKKGDVLSVAQLAAIMGAKQTSNLIPLCHPLALTKVEVHCSLVDGESPACTDENHNKAVKVRAIVKTTGKTGVEMEALTAVQVGLLTVYDMCKAIDKGMIMGPTYLVEKEGGKSGHFVRSFVE; the protein is encoded by the coding sequence ATGGATTTAACACATTTTGATCAAGATGGTAATGCTTGGATGGTGGACGTATCCGATAAGGATATCACATCCCGCACAGCCATCGCAGAAGGATTCATAGCAATCAATGATGTAATTTATGAGCGCATTGCTGGAGGTACTATAAAAAAGGGCGATGTCCTTAGTGTTGCGCAACTAGCTGCTATTATGGGGGCTAAGCAAACGAGCAATCTCATTCCTCTTTGTCATCCATTAGCGCTCACAAAGGTTGAGGTTCACTGCTCTTTAGTAGATGGTGAAAGCCCTGCTTGCACTGATGAAAATCATAACAAGGCCGTCAAGGTACGTGCCATCGTTAAGACTACTGGAAAAACGGGCGTTGAAATGGAGGCCCTTACAGCTGTACAAGTGGGCTTGCTCACCGTATACGATATGTGTAAGGCCATTGATAAAGGCATGATTATGGGACCTACATACCTCGTAGAAAAAGAAGGCGGGAAAAGTGGACATTTTGTGCGTTCCTTTGTAGAATAA
- the trmL gene encoding tRNA (uridine(34)/cytosine(34)/5-carboxymethylaminomethyluridine(34)-2'-O)-methyltransferase TrmL, with protein sequence MEIVLYEPEIPGNTGNIARLCAANHMTLHLIKPLGFSIDDKHVKRAGLDYWHLVDVQVHENIQELYAKYPDRRYFYATTKAKHTHSEVKYEIGDMLVFGPESRGLPESLLEGVEETCIRIPMVDEARSLNLSNAVAIIAYEAMRQLDYPDLKAEGNWIQPK encoded by the coding sequence ATGGAAATAGTACTTTATGAGCCAGAAATCCCTGGCAATACAGGAAATATAGCGCGTTTATGCGCAGCTAATCACATGACCCTACATCTTATCAAACCACTTGGTTTTTCTATCGACGATAAGCACGTGAAACGAGCTGGTCTCGATTATTGGCATTTGGTAGATGTACAGGTACATGAAAATATTCAAGAGTTGTATGCGAAATATCCTGATCGCAGATATTTCTACGCTACTACAAAAGCAAAGCATACCCACTCCGAGGTAAAGTATGAAATCGGAGATATGCTCGTATTCGGTCCTGAATCAAGAGGCTTGCCTGAAAGCTTATTAGAAGGTGTTGAAGAAACATGTATTCGCATACCAATGGTAGATGAGGCGCGTTCTCTAAACTTATCTAACGCAGTAGCCATTATTGCGTATGAAGCTATGCGCCAACTTGATTATCCAGATCTCAAGGCCGAAGGCAATTGGATTCAACCTAAATAA
- a CDS encoding YlbF family regulator: protein MNYDKAHDLAHAMRESEEYKELMAAQEALKADAVAAALVRTFMAQQMQWEYAKLSGAPEADELQKKQEEMMPQIQENAAAAAYLQAQMRWSQISNDIYKIISEPITEGMKVLDHGEQQPQH, encoded by the coding sequence ATGAACTACGATAAAGCTCATGATTTAGCTCACGCTATGCGTGAATCCGAAGAGTACAAAGAGTTAATGGCTGCTCAAGAAGCTTTGAAAGCTGATGCAGTAGCAGCGGCTTTGGTGCGCACATTTATGGCACAACAAATGCAATGGGAATACGCAAAGTTGTCTGGTGCACCAGAAGCTGATGAATTGCAAAAGAAACAAGAGGAAATGATGCCTCAAATTCAAGAAAATGCTGCAGCGGCTGCTTATTTACAAGCACAAATGCGTTGGAGCCAAATCTCTAATGATATTTATAAAATCATTAGCGAACCAATCACTGAGGGGATGAAAGTGTTAGATCATGGCGAACAACAACCACAACATTGA
- the murB gene encoding UDP-N-acetylmuramate dehydrogenase, with product MANNNHNIEALKTALLKELPSTRVREQELLCNHTTFKIGGPADLFIEPTTMAELSFTLRTIHELKVPVTVIGCGSNILVKDGGIRGAVVSVRHMTQIMDCNDNVLCIGSGYMLKDASEFAWENGLSGLEFAIGIPGTLGGAVFMNAGAYDGEMSHVVTSVLAVDFEGNIKEYDASHLDFAYRHSVFHDNHEVIGEVVMTLKPGDKDAIKARMDELTEKRESKQPLEYASAGSTFKRPPGYFAGTLIEQTGLKGLSVGDAQVSHKHAGFVINTGNAKAKDVLDLIKEVQKRVYDQHGVHLEPEVRMIGED from the coding sequence ATGGCGAACAACAACCACAACATTGAGGCATTAAAAACTGCCTTATTAAAAGAATTACCAAGTACACGTGTACGAGAGCAGGAGTTGCTTTGCAATCATACGACATTTAAAATCGGTGGTCCTGCTGATTTATTTATTGAACCTACTACAATGGCTGAGTTGAGCTTCACACTTCGCACCATTCATGAACTTAAAGTGCCTGTAACTGTTATCGGTTGCGGGTCCAATATTTTGGTGAAAGACGGTGGCATCCGCGGCGCTGTTGTATCGGTTCGTCATATGACCCAAATCATGGATTGCAATGATAATGTATTATGCATTGGTTCTGGGTATATGTTAAAAGATGCGTCTGAATTTGCCTGGGAAAATGGTCTCTCTGGTCTTGAGTTTGCCATTGGTATTCCAGGAACATTGGGCGGTGCTGTATTTATGAATGCAGGTGCTTATGACGGGGAAATGAGCCATGTAGTCACATCAGTACTAGCTGTAGATTTCGAGGGGAATATCAAGGAATATGATGCATCTCATTTAGATTTCGCATATCGTCATAGTGTATTCCACGATAATCATGAGGTTATTGGTGAAGTCGTTATGACCCTTAAACCAGGCGACAAGGATGCTATCAAGGCTCGCATGGATGAGCTCACAGAAAAGCGCGAATCTAAACAACCTTTAGAGTATGCTAGTGCAGGTTCAACCTTTAAGCGACCGCCAGGGTATTTTGCAGGTACTTTGATTGAACAAACAGGTCTTAAAGGGTTATCTGTTGGTGACGCACAAGTATCTCATAAGCATGCTGGTTTTGTTATTAACACTGGCAATGCTAAAGCTAAAGATGTACTTGATCTTATTAAAGAAGTACAAAAACGCGTGTATGATCAACATGGTGTACATCTAGAACCAGAAGTACGTATGATTGGTGAAGATTAA
- the typA gene encoding translational GTPase TypA, with protein MIRENLRNVAIIAHVDHGKTTLVDALLKQSHVFRENEKVAERVMDSNDLERERGITILSKNTAVMHDGIKINIVDTPGHADFGGEVERVLNMVDGVLLLVDAYEGPMPQTKYVLRKALEQKLKPIVVINKIDRPDQRVKEVEDEVLELFMELEADDDQLDFPVVYASARAGVAKTNWDDEAVNMEPLFETLIEEIPAPQGDLEGPLQFMVTTLDYDNFIGKIAVGRIVRGKMKPNQQVAIMTGESTRKAKIGRVYTYNGLNRVETDEAEMGDIIAFAGIDDINIGETVADAENPEALPSISIDEPTLSMVFSVNNSPFAGREGEFVTSRHLRDRLFREVETNVSMKVEETDSADAFKVSGRGELHLAVLIETMRREGYELQVGKPRVIFKTINDKLCEPLEALTIDVPQEFMGTVMENLGQRKAELTNMVELAGYLRMEFVIPARGLIGFRAQFLTATKGNGIMNHVFHGYAPYKGEIPSRTRGALVAFENGETTPYGLNSVQDRGTLFVGPNQDVYAGQVIGENTRELDMDVNPCKKKHVTNMRSSSSDEAVRLTPPRIFSLEQALEWINDDELVEVTPESIRMRKTILDRNARAKAAKNKK; from the coding sequence ATGATTCGCGAAAATCTTCGTAATGTAGCGATTATCGCCCACGTTGACCATGGTAAAACTACTTTGGTGGACGCGTTATTAAAACAAAGCCATGTGTTCCGTGAAAATGAAAAAGTAGCAGAACGCGTAATGGACTCCAACGACTTGGAACGTGAACGCGGTATTACTATTTTGTCTAAAAACACTGCTGTTATGCATGATGGCATTAAAATCAACATCGTTGATACTCCAGGCCATGCTGACTTCGGCGGCGAAGTAGAACGTGTACTTAACATGGTTGACGGCGTATTGCTTCTCGTAGATGCTTACGAAGGTCCAATGCCTCAAACTAAATACGTTTTGCGTAAAGCTTTAGAACAAAAGTTGAAACCAATCGTTGTTATCAACAAAATTGACCGTCCTGACCAACGCGTTAAAGAGGTTGAAGATGAAGTACTTGAATTGTTCATGGAACTTGAAGCTGATGATGACCAACTAGATTTCCCTGTAGTATACGCATCTGCTCGTGCTGGTGTGGCTAAAACTAACTGGGATGACGAAGCTGTAAATATGGAACCATTGTTTGAAACATTGATCGAAGAAATTCCTGCACCACAAGGTGATTTGGAAGGTCCTCTTCAATTCATGGTTACTACACTTGATTACGATAACTTCATCGGTAAAATCGCAGTAGGCCGTATCGTTCGCGGTAAAATGAAACCTAACCAACAAGTAGCTATCATGACTGGTGAAAGCACTCGTAAAGCGAAAATCGGTCGTGTATATACATACAATGGCTTGAACCGTGTTGAAACTGACGAAGCTGAAATGGGTGATATCATTGCGTTCGCTGGTATCGACGATATCAATATCGGCGAAACTGTAGCAGATGCTGAAAATCCTGAAGCATTACCATCCATCTCCATCGACGAACCAACATTGTCCATGGTATTCTCCGTAAACAACTCTCCATTCGCTGGCCGCGAAGGTGAATTCGTTACATCCCGTCACTTACGTGATCGTTTGTTCCGCGAAGTAGAAACTAACGTTTCTATGAAGGTAGAAGAAACTGATTCTGCAGATGCTTTCAAAGTATCTGGCCGTGGCGAATTGCATTTGGCTGTATTAATTGAAACTATGCGTCGTGAAGGCTATGAATTACAAGTAGGTAAACCTCGCGTAATTTTCAAAACTATTAACGACAAATTGTGCGAACCATTAGAAGCATTGACTATCGACGTACCTCAAGAATTCATGGGTACTGTAATGGAAAATCTTGGTCAACGTAAAGCTGAATTGACTAACATGGTTGAGTTAGCTGGTTACCTTCGCATGGAATTCGTAATTCCTGCACGTGGTTTGATCGGTTTCCGTGCACAATTCTTAACAGCTACAAAAGGTAATGGTATTATGAACCATGTATTCCATGGTTATGCACCATACAAAGGCGAAATTCCTTCCCGTACACGCGGTGCCTTGGTAGCATTTGAAAATGGCGAAACTACTCCATATGGCTTGAACTCTGTTCAAGATCGCGGTACATTGTTCGTTGGTCCTAACCAAGACGTGTACGCAGGCCAAGTTATTGGTGAAAACACTCGTGAACTTGATATGGATGTTAACCCATGTAAGAAAAAACACGTTACTAACATGCGTTCTAGCTCCTCTGATGAAGCAGTTCGCTTGACTCCACCTCGTATCTTCTCCTTGGAACAAGCTCTTGAGTGGATTAACGATGACGAACTCGTTGAAGTAACACCTGAAAGTATTCGTATGCGTAAAACAATCCTTGATCGTAACGCACGTGCGAAAGCTGCTAAAAACAAAAAATAA